A region of the Polaribacter sp. L3A8 genome:
CTTATGGTTCTGTAGTTGAAGAAAATAATCAAATTTTTCTAACTGATATTGGAAAAACAGAAGGGCACGATTTACGTTATTGGATTGAAAACGATGCTATGAGCCAATTAAAAGATATAGCAAAAAAAACTAAAACACGTTATTCAGAAAAAGAAATAGAATATTTGCCACCTATACTTTCTGCAGAAAAAATTGCCTGTATTGGTGTAAATTATGCCAATAGAAATGCAGAATATAAAGACAATTCAGACTTACCAAAGTACCCAAGTTTATTTCTACGTTATTTAGATTCGTTTACAGGACATGGTAAAAACCTTGTTAGACCACCAGAATCACATCAATTAGATTATGAAGGCGAAATAGTTATTATTATTGGTAAAGGCGGAAGACGTATTAAAGAAGAAGATGCACTAGGTCATATTGCAGGACTTACATTAATGAACGAGGGCACCTTGCGAGATTGGGTGCGACACGCAAAATTTAATGTAACACAAGGAAAGAATTTTGAAAAATCGGGTTCTATTGGACCGTGGATGATGACAGCAGATGAGGTGCCAGATTATACCAATCTAGATATTCAAACACGAGTAAACGGAGAAATAAGACAAAATGATAACACAAAAAGATTAATGTTTCCTTTTGCATTTATCATATCGTATTTAAGCACTTTTATGACTTTAAAACCAGGAGATATGATTTCTACAGGAACACCAAATGGAGCTGGTGCAAGATTTGATCCGCCTATATATTTAAAACCAGGAGATATTGTTGAGGTAGAAGCCGCAGGAATTGGTGTTTTAAGTAATGGTATTGAAGATGAAGTTATTTAATAATTAATATTTTAAAACTTTAGATAATTTAAGCTGTATTAAATTGGTTTTAACCTTTTTTTTACAGCTTTTTTATTGAATTAAATAGATAAGGGGTTTCTAAAAAAGAGTACTGTAATGTCATTACATTTCTTTTTAAATTAGTTAATAAAAACTATAATAATGTAAGAATAAAAATATTTTTTAAATTATAAATAATTGATAATAAGACTTATCCCTATTTAAGTTTTTATATCGTAATAATTTTACGTTTAAATTATGACATAAATCATAAATACACAAAACCTAAATAAATGCATCATTTTTATGTAATTCTAAAGTTGTAGTTTAGACTAGTTTTGGATTATATCATTTCAACTAAAAATATTTGTACTAATTAAATTTCACTTATTATGAAAAAAATTATCTTAATTTTTATTTTACAGCTAACAACGGTGGCTTTTGCTCAGAAAACCATATCCGGGACTATAGACGACGCAGGAACGGGTGACCCACTTCCAGAGGTAACAGTAGTTATTGAAAACACAACAACAGGAACTACGACAGATTTTGATGGTAAATTCAGTTTACAAGGAAACACGAATACTTTTACATTAGTAATAAGGTATTTAGGGTATGAAACTCAAAAAATAAAAATTACATCAGCAACAAGCGTTTTAAAGATTGCTTTAAAAGAAGATGCTGCGCAATTAGACCAAGTTGTTGTTACCGCTAATAAAACAGCACAACGCTCACAAGATGTTCCTTTAAGTATTACGGCAATTGGAGCCAAAGAACTTACAAGAACAGGATCTGTTAAAGCTGAAGATTATTTTCCTAGTATTCCTAACTTAAGTGTTTCTTCTGCAGGTGGCGGTGGTGCTAGTTTTGGTGATGGTAGGTCTTCTGGTAAAAACATATCTATTAGAGGTATATCTGGTCAAAATACTACTGCGTTTTATTTAGATGAAACACCTTTACCAGAATTTGCAGATCCAAGATTATTTGATACAAATAGAATAGAAGTTTTAAGAGGTCCTCAAGGAACACTATATGGTTCAAACACCATGGGAGGTGCAGTTAAAGTAATCACTAATAATCCTAACGCTTTTGATACATCTGGAAGTATTGATGTTTCTACTGCAAAAGTAAAAGAAGGAGATGCAGATTATAGTTTTCAAAGCATTTTAAACATCCCTTTAATCAAAGAAAAATTAGCTTTAAGAGTTGGCGCTTTTTATGCTTTTGAAACAGGTATTTATGACAGAAAGCAACAAACTAGCTTTAATGGTTTTCCTTTAAATACAGAAGATGGTACAGGAGCAAACCCCGGAGCTGTTTTTGATAACCCTGATGGTAGTGGTGTAAGAATACCTTATAATTTAGGTTCGCTACCAATTGTTCTTCAACAAAATGGAAACAATGATTTAGCTGGTAATTTTAGAGATAATGTTGATGATGAAAAAAGTTATGGAATTAATATTGGATTAGGCTTTTATCCAAATGATAGAGTAAAAATTATTCCTAAATTTATTTATCAAAAAACTCAAGGAGACGGATTAGACTTTGCAGATTTTAAATCGGATAATTTTACACAATATAGAGTAGCTGGTATTGATGAAAAGTATGAGTTAGATCTATTACACGCAAGTCTTTTAACTCAGTTTGAGTTTAAAAATGGACAATTAACAAATAACATATCATTTACTAATTTAGATCAGTTTGATAGAGAAGACGTTACAGAACGTGAAAGTTCTGGTAACACAAGTACAGAACTGACTCCATTTGATGAAAATGGATTAATTATAGGTGCAGTAGATGAGCCACAGTTTACCAATACAGACTATACTGAAGCTTATTTTTATCCTGAATTTATAGATAGAACAGGGTCTTTAAATAAGTTAGTTGAAGAATTACGATATAGTTCTACCAATGAGGATAGCAAACTTAATTTTACAGCTGGATTATTTTATAGTTCAGAGAGCTCTAAATTTAATGCATCACAACCTAGAAATAAATATTTAGGAGATTTATCAGATTTCTTCAAAAACCTTATTGAATTAGGAGTAACTGAAGTAGAAGGATTGCCAGAATTTATTGCGGCAGAAAATTATATATGGTATTCTCAAGATACAAATTTTCAAACCAATGAATTAGCATTATTTGGTGAGTTATATTGGGATATAACACCAAAATTAAAAGCTACATTTGGATTAAGATACTTCTCTTATAATCAAAAATTAGAACAAAAATTAGCCGG
Encoded here:
- a CDS encoding fumarylacetoacetate hydrolase family protein; this translates as MKCASYNINGTTTYGSVVEENNQIFLTDIGKTEGHDLRYWIENDAMSQLKDIAKKTKTRYSEKEIEYLPPILSAEKIACIGVNYANRNAEYKDNSDLPKYPSLFLRYLDSFTGHGKNLVRPPESHQLDYEGEIVIIIGKGGRRIKEEDALGHIAGLTLMNEGTLRDWVRHAKFNVTQGKNFEKSGSIGPWMMTADEVPDYTNLDIQTRVNGEIRQNDNTKRLMFPFAFIISYLSTFMTLKPGDMISTGTPNGAGARFDPPIYLKPGDIVEVEAAGIGVLSNGIEDEVI
- a CDS encoding TonB-dependent receptor, giving the protein MKKIILIFILQLTTVAFAQKTISGTIDDAGTGDPLPEVTVVIENTTTGTTTDFDGKFSLQGNTNTFTLVIRYLGYETQKIKITSATSVLKIALKEDAAQLDQVVVTANKTAQRSQDVPLSITAIGAKELTRTGSVKAEDYFPSIPNLSVSSAGGGGASFGDGRSSGKNISIRGISGQNTTAFYLDETPLPEFADPRLFDTNRIEVLRGPQGTLYGSNTMGGAVKVITNNPNAFDTSGSIDVSTAKVKEGDADYSFQSILNIPLIKEKLALRVGAFYAFETGIYDRKQQTSFNGFPLNTEDGTGANPGAVFDNPDGSGVRIPYNLGSLPIVLQQNGNNDLAGNFRDNVDDEKSYGINIGLGFYPNDRVKIIPKFIYQKTQGDGLDFADFKSDNFTQYRVAGIDEKYELDLLHASLLTQFEFKNGQLTNNISFTNLDQFDREDVTERESSGNTSTELTPFDENGLIIGAVDEPQFTNTDYTEAYFYPEFIDRTGSLNKLVEELRYSSTNEDSKLNFTAGLFYSSESSKFNASQPRNKYLGDLSDFFKNLIELGVTEVEGLPEFIAAENYIWYSQDTNFQTNELALFGELYWDITPKLKATFGLRYFSYNQKLEQKLAGFIAAGGGEPTNEETNDSGFTPKFNLTYNINENSLVYGSATRGYRLGGANGIVPVLFAAADLEAIGLTEAPRTFEPDFLWTYEIGSKNTFLGNKLITNMSLFHTVWNDLQQRVFLPTGFLFVDNIGQAKMTGVELEIKGKVNQNLQIGGAFGYTKAEIQEGSILTGAEKGDRVLNVPELTASANIQYAHTLKNKDNSMFYRLDLNHSGDRVNTFSPETQSQFVFDAYTTLSARVGYTSKKIRCFNIC